The stretch of DNA CATCGCCGAAGTGCCGAAGCCTTAATTGAGTTTCGACAACGATCACACTCTCTCACCCGGAGCGCCGCCTGGAAACAGGCGGCGCTTTTTTGTAAAAACACCGGCGCTGGCCCCCACTTTTTCGCCCCAAAAGGGCCATTGCGCCTTGCCACTCGCGGCCTGTCGGTTAAAAACAACAGACATGGTTCGACTCACAGTTCTCGGCAGCGGCAGCTCAGGCAATTGCGCCTTGGTTTCCACCGGGCGCACGACGTTGCTCATTGATGCAGGGCTGAGCGCCAAACAGATCTGCCTGCGGCTCGCAGCCGCCGGTTATACGCTGGACCAGATTGACGGCATCCTGCTCACCCATGAGCATCAGGATCACACCAACGGCCTGGAGGTGCTCAGCAGCAAACGTCCCCTGCCCCTCTATGCTACCGCCCTCACCCGGGAAATCCTTCAGGGCAGCCTCAAGTTCCGCAGCGCACCGTCCTGGCGCATGATGACCACCGGCAGCGCCTTCGATTTCCAGGACTTGCGCATCGAATGTTTCCCCGTCCCGCATGATGCCGTGGACCCCGTCGGGTTTGTCATCGCCGATGAAGAATCCCGCCTCGGCGTGCTCAGCGACGTCGGTTTTGTCACCAACCTCATCAAGGACCGCCTCAAAGCCGCCGACAGCCTGTTTGTCGAAGCCAATTACGACACCCAGCTCCTCGAAGCAGACACCAAGCGTCCCTGGGCCACCAAGCAGCGCATAAGCTCCCGCCATGGCCATCTCTCCAATGACCAAGCGGCGGAACTTATTGAAAGCGTGGCTCATAGCGGTCTGCATCATGTGGTGCTTGGTCACCTCAGTGATGATTGCAACGATCCCGACCGCGCCTCCAAACGCATCCAGGAGTCCCTGCAACGCGTCGGTGTCCATGAAACGCGCGTGGTCTGCGCCAGCCGCCGCTGCCTGACGCCCACCATCGAGGTCGCCCGCCGCCGTGTGGTCATCAGCCTCAGCGTCTCCGTGCAAGTGCAGCCCATGCAGCAAATGGCTCTGTTCTGAGTTTACTCATCCCATGATCCAGCTCGACAACATCGCCTGGCAGGCTCCGGGGGGCTTCTTTCTCAAGGACATCCATGTCGAGATTCCCACAGGCGTGTATGCCGTGCTCATGGGCTCCACCGGCTGTGGAAAGACCTCCCTGCTGGAGATCCTCTGCGGCCTGCGCATCCCCTCCCACGGACGGGTGCTGCTCAATGACCGGGATGTGACCCGGCTGGAGCCACGGCAGCGCCAGATTGGATATCTGCCCCAGGATCTGGCCCTTTTTCCAAGGCGCTCCGTCCGCGACCAGATCGGCTTCGCCCCATCCCTTCAAGGCTCTCCGGATACAGAAGCCACCGTCACGGAACTCGCCGCCGAACTGGGCATCGCCCACCTGCTGGACCGCCAGCCAGACCACCTCTCCGGTGGTGAAAAACAGCGCGTCGCCCTGGCCCGCGCCCTCGCCGCCAGACCCCGCGTCCTGCTGCTGGACGAGCCTCTCTCTGCCTTGGACGAGGCCACGCACGCGGAGGCCGTCCAGCTCCTCCGTCATCTGCACATCAAGCACGCCCTGACCGTCCTCCACGTCACCCACTCCAGCCGCGAGGCCGACGCTATGGCGCAATTAAAACTGCGCATGGCCGACGGCAAAATCGTCCGCGAGTGAGTGAGCGGCGCAAGGCCAGGTCAGTCCCCGGTCTTCACCAGTTGTAGCGCATCCAGGATCACAAATCCGTCCGTGTCCTCGTTTCTCACCGTCAATATGCACTCGCCTTCCGCGCTCAGCATCACACTCCCTACGGTGCGAAAGGACTCCCCCTCCGCCATGGACAACGTCTGATCCACCAGGATCCGGGCGGAATGGCTGCCGCTCTGGATCGCCACCGGCACCCGCGTGGCACGAGTTGAATGCGCCGAGTAGGCCATCCGCAGATCATACTTGCCTGCCGCTGGTGCTTTAAACTTAAAGGTCGCCACTGATTTCCCGTCAGCGCGGCGGTCATCATGCACATAGCCATTCCCCACGTGCGGCTTGAAG from Prosthecobacter sp. SYSU 5D2 encodes:
- a CDS encoding MBL fold metallo-hydrolase; protein product: MVRLTVLGSGSSGNCALVSTGRTTLLIDAGLSAKQICLRLAAAGYTLDQIDGILLTHEHQDHTNGLEVLSSKRPLPLYATALTREILQGSLKFRSAPSWRMMTTGSAFDFQDLRIECFPVPHDAVDPVGFVIADEESRLGVLSDVGFVTNLIKDRLKAADSLFVEANYDTQLLEADTKRPWATKQRISSRHGHLSNDQAAELIESVAHSGLHHVVLGHLSDDCNDPDRASKRIQESLQRVGVHETRVVCASRRCLTPTIEVARRRVVISLSVSVQVQPMQQMALF
- a CDS encoding ABC transporter ATP-binding protein translates to MIQLDNIAWQAPGGFFLKDIHVEIPTGVYAVLMGSTGCGKTSLLEILCGLRIPSHGRVLLNDRDVTRLEPRQRQIGYLPQDLALFPRRSVRDQIGFAPSLQGSPDTEATVTELAAELGIAHLLDRQPDHLSGGEKQRVALARALAARPRVLLLDEPLSALDEATHAEAVQLLRHLHIKHALTVLHVTHSSREADAMAQLKLRMADGKIVRE